The Geoglobus acetivorans genome window below encodes:
- the dnaG gene encoding DNA primase DnaG yields MKAPSDTTKYLIHAEIVAEGVVERPDVVGAIFGQTEGLLGDDLDLRELQKTGRIGRIEVKIESKSGKSFGEIKVPSSLDKIETAILAAALETIERVGPCAAKIKVIKIEDVRASKRKKIVERAKDILRELFEEPEIESEKIADLVRQAIRTEEIIEYGEDRLPAGPAIDESDAIIVVEGRADVLNLLKHGIKNIIAVEGTNIPKTIVDLSKRKTVTAFLDGDRGGDLILKELLQVADIDYVARAPEGKGVEDLTQKEIVKSLRNKIPVEQVHVLKHKDEKKEERKDVRETKVEQKEEAEAVEKPKEEKKEDARDRANVIEMLRKHKQEIEGNLKARLIDSNFEVVREIPVRDLVKLLKSNNVKAHGIVFDGVITQRVVDLAAKRNINLLVGVKVGSVVKVPSNVNIMTFDQI; encoded by the coding sequence ATGAAAGCACCAAGCGATACAACAAAGTATCTCATTCACGCAGAAATAGTTGCAGAAGGTGTTGTTGAGCGGCCAGACGTCGTAGGAGCCATCTTTGGGCAAACAGAGGGCCTTCTTGGCGATGATCTCGATCTCAGAGAGCTTCAGAAAACCGGAAGAATAGGCAGGATCGAGGTCAAGATCGAGAGCAAGAGCGGCAAGAGTTTTGGGGAGATAAAGGTTCCGAGCAGCCTTGACAAGATAGAGACAGCGATACTTGCGGCGGCTCTCGAGACCATAGAGAGAGTTGGGCCATGTGCTGCAAAAATCAAGGTAATAAAGATTGAGGACGTAAGGGCGAGCAAGAGAAAGAAGATCGTTGAGAGGGCAAAGGACATTCTGAGAGAGCTGTTTGAGGAGCCAGAGATCGAAAGCGAAAAGATTGCGGACCTTGTTAGACAGGCAATCAGGACAGAGGAGATCATAGAGTATGGAGAGGACAGACTTCCGGCAGGGCCGGCTATAGATGAGAGCGATGCAATAATCGTCGTCGAAGGGAGAGCAGATGTGCTTAACCTGCTTAAACACGGGATAAAGAATATTATAGCTGTTGAGGGTACAAATATTCCGAAAACTATTGTTGACCTGAGCAAGAGAAAAACAGTTACCGCATTTCTTGATGGGGACAGGGGTGGAGATCTGATACTCAAAGAACTGCTTCAGGTTGCTGATATTGACTACGTGGCGAGGGCACCAGAAGGCAAGGGAGTTGAAGACCTTACCCAGAAGGAGATTGTTAAGTCTCTGAGAAATAAGATTCCGGTTGAGCAGGTTCACGTGCTGAAACACAAGGATGAGAAGAAGGAGGAGAGGAAGGATGTCAGGGAAACCAAGGTTGAACAGAAAGAAGAGGCAGAGGCTGTAGAAAAACCAAAAGAAGAGAAGAAAGAAGATGCAAGGGACAGGGCAAATGTAATTGAAATGCTCAGGAAGCACAAGCAGGAAATCGAAGGAAATCTGAAGGCGAGACTCATTGACAGCAATTTTGAAGTGGTCAGAGAGATCCCGGTCAGAGACCTGGTTAAGCTTCTGAAGTCAAACAACGTCAAGGCTCATGGAATCGTGTTTGATGGAGTCATAACTCAGAGAGTTGTCGATCTGGCCGCAAAGAGGAACATAAACTTGCTGGTCGGCGTTAAGGTTGGAAGTGTTGTGAAAGTTCCCTCAAATGTCAATATCATGACATTTGACCAGATTTAA
- a CDS encoding radical SAM protein, whose amino-acid sequence MVKGLERYAEINAGNLPAKFQIAKRIPADKTDSLYDAHRDLKKEFLKCWKKVDASILEEKPADYSFLHLKVDLLNEMLKECVFCQRKCRVNRYERRGYCKTGAESYYSSEFLHFGEEPELVPSHTIFFNRCTFSCVFCQNWDIVCRDDTPVNPKELAYLIDIRRRQGSRNVNFVGGNPDQHAHTILEVLIHVNSSLPVVWNSNMYHSVELAGVIEDVIDLWLGDFKYGNDDCAAKYSNAGNYFETVTGNFLRAKKHGELLIRHLVMPGHVECCTERIVKWVSKNLGRDTRFNLMFQYWPAYRANEFPEISRRLNRGEIKQAIKVTSVHLDNLV is encoded by the coding sequence GTGGTAAAAGGGCTTGAAAGATATGCTGAGATAAATGCAGGGAATTTGCCTGCAAAGTTTCAGATAGCGAAGAGGATTCCGGCTGATAAAACTGACAGTCTGTACGATGCTCACAGAGATTTGAAAAAAGAATTTCTGAAATGCTGGAAAAAGGTTGATGCCAGCATCCTTGAAGAAAAACCTGCAGATTACTCCTTTCTGCATCTGAAAGTGGATCTGCTGAATGAGATGCTCAAAGAATGCGTCTTCTGTCAGAGGAAGTGTAGGGTAAACCGGTATGAAAGGAGGGGATACTGCAAAACAGGCGCGGAGAGTTACTACAGCAGCGAATTCCTTCATTTTGGTGAGGAGCCAGAGCTTGTTCCATCGCACACGATTTTTTTCAACAGATGTACATTCTCCTGTGTGTTCTGTCAGAACTGGGATATTGTCTGCAGGGACGATACCCCTGTGAATCCAAAAGAGCTTGCGTATCTGATCGATATCAGAAGGAGGCAGGGTAGCAGAAACGTGAATTTTGTTGGCGGGAACCCTGATCAGCATGCTCACACGATTCTTGAAGTCCTCATTCATGTGAATTCGAGCCTGCCGGTGGTCTGGAACTCGAACATGTACCACAGTGTCGAGCTGGCCGGGGTTATTGAGGATGTCATCGACCTGTGGCTGGGAGATTTCAAATACGGAAATGACGATTGTGCAGCAAAATACTCTAACGCAGGAAACTACTTCGAAACTGTAACTGGAAACTTTTTGAGGGCAAAAAAGCACGGCGAGTTGTTAATACGGCACCTCGTCATGCCCGGCCACGTTGAATGCTGCACCGAAAGGATTGTAAAGTGGGTCTCAAAGAACCTCGGGAGAGATACGAGATTCAACCTGATGTTCCAGTACTGGCCCGCTTACAGAGCGAACGAGTTTCCAGAGATCTCAAGAAGGCTCAACAGAGGAGAAATTAAACAAGCAATAAAAGTGACTTCAGTCCATCTCGATAATCTGGTGTGA
- a CDS encoding SLC13 family permease has translation MKYTFETVTLLILLAMLAVLAAVFPDEAAKFSDYTDWRAILSLAGLLLVSEGARESGYLSSLAYSIAGSSKTERTLVFKLCMLSATLGAFITNDAAVMVVVPLTMSLKDHIDVRKAVALEVISANAGSTLTPIGNPQNLLIWHVWGVSFVEFTATMAKFVLVQLAVLSIMVLLVENRPVSAYSKSFRVDEFLKMLSLALLILLVIALDFGAHWFVAVVVSIYLIFFRRVVMNANWLLVAIFALMFVDFRTIASVFIHTANLTGANVFLASIVTSQIINNVPAALIMTGIGSNYPAIAAGVNIGGNGLLTASFANLIAYGIVRDSRFLREYHLFSFTYLLMCVLLVLWLFF, from the coding sequence GTGAAATACACATTTGAAACGGTAACACTACTCATTCTTCTTGCCATGCTTGCAGTTTTGGCAGCGGTTTTCCCTGATGAAGCGGCAAAGTTTAGTGATTACACAGACTGGAGAGCCATCCTCTCTCTGGCTGGATTGCTTCTTGTATCAGAAGGAGCCAGAGAAAGCGGATATCTTTCCAGTCTCGCATATTCGATTGCAGGATCATCAAAAACTGAACGCACACTTGTGTTCAAGCTTTGCATGCTGTCAGCGACCCTCGGTGCATTCATTACAAACGACGCCGCAGTCATGGTTGTGGTTCCACTCACCATGAGCCTGAAGGATCACATTGATGTCAGAAAAGCGGTGGCACTTGAGGTCATATCGGCAAATGCCGGATCAACTCTCACCCCGATTGGAAACCCCCAGAATCTGTTAATATGGCATGTCTGGGGAGTATCTTTCGTGGAGTTCACAGCGACCATGGCGAAGTTTGTTCTTGTACAGCTCGCGGTCCTTTCCATTATGGTGTTGCTGGTTGAAAATAGGCCCGTATCAGCTTACAGCAAGAGCTTCAGGGTGGATGAATTCCTGAAGATGCTGTCTCTGGCTCTTCTCATTCTCCTTGTGATCGCACTGGACTTCGGGGCACACTGGTTTGTCGCGGTGGTTGTTTCCATTTACCTCATCTTTTTCAGAAGGGTGGTTATGAATGCCAACTGGCTGCTTGTCGCGATTTTTGCCCTGATGTTTGTCGATTTTCGTACGATTGCATCTGTTTTCATTCACACCGCAAATCTGACAGGGGCGAATGTATTTCTCGCGTCCATCGTCACATCGCAGATCATCAACAACGTTCCTGCCGCCCTGATTATGACTGGAATCGGCAGCAACTATCCTGCAATCGCAGCTGGAGTCAACATAGGTGGTAATGGTCTCCTCACCGCTTCCTTTGCCAATCTCATCGCATACGGAATCGTCAGAGATAGCAGATTTCTCCGAGAGTACCATCTTTTTTCGTTTACGTACCTCCTGATGTGCGTGCTGCTCGTCCTGTGGCTGTTTTTCTGA
- a CDS encoding MFS transporter, with protein sequence MGREMGEKAKYTLFTSSLVLFTLTIGVGIISPILPIIAKNMGAGGVVIGLIFSAFSISRLLFLPMFGKFSDRYGRRPLITAGLSLYTLLALLYALARNPEELIVIRLLHGMSSAMVMPVILAMIAQIAPEGEEGKYMGFANRSIFLGMSFGPLIGGFLSDFHSEKMAFFAMALMSLITLIIAILTLPEIKPPQKNENGGKEFSRRIISVLIFRILNSIGRGSMMSFLPIYGYLIGLSYTEIGMLVFTNLFVSGIIQPYGGAFSDRRGFIFPVMLSTIISAIIYVSIIQYTSFHILLVFSAFLGISSSLSLPAVSGLVAVEGKKMGNLGGLMGYFSASKSLGRAIGPMLAGVFYDLGGQGHSGIAAVFTASAIATVIAGMLFWAGVRESHQIIEMD encoded by the coding sequence ATGGGGAGAGAGATGGGCGAAAAAGCGAAATACACGCTTTTTACATCGTCACTTGTCCTTTTCACACTCACAATAGGCGTCGGAATAATCTCCCCAATTCTGCCAATCATAGCGAAAAACATGGGCGCAGGAGGTGTGGTGATAGGCCTCATATTCTCAGCATTTTCGATCTCGAGACTATTATTCCTTCCCATGTTCGGGAAATTTTCTGACAGATACGGGAGAAGGCCACTTATAACTGCTGGTCTGTCTCTGTACACACTGCTTGCCCTGCTCTACGCACTTGCCAGAAATCCGGAGGAACTGATAGTGATCAGGTTGCTTCACGGCATGTCTTCAGCCATGGTGATGCCAGTCATTCTCGCCATGATAGCCCAGATAGCCCCAGAAGGGGAGGAAGGGAAATACATGGGCTTCGCAAATCGCTCCATATTCCTCGGAATGTCATTCGGTCCACTCATTGGAGGGTTTCTTTCAGACTTTCACAGCGAGAAGATGGCATTCTTTGCCATGGCCCTGATGAGCCTGATAACCCTCATAATTGCAATCCTGACTCTTCCGGAGATTAAACCTCCGCAGAAAAACGAAAACGGTGGGAAAGAGTTCAGCAGGAGAATTATCTCGGTCCTGATTTTCAGAATACTGAACTCAATAGGCAGAGGAAGCATGATGTCCTTTCTTCCAATATATGGATACCTCATCGGTCTGAGCTATACAGAAATTGGCATGCTCGTCTTCACAAACCTCTTCGTTTCAGGAATTATACAGCCGTACGGTGGAGCTTTTTCAGACAGGAGGGGTTTCATCTTTCCGGTCATGCTGTCAACAATCATCTCAGCCATAATTTACGTCTCCATCATACAGTACACCTCATTTCACATTCTACTTGTTTTTTCTGCATTCCTCGGCATTTCGAGCTCTCTTTCTCTCCCGGCAGTTAGCGGACTTGTCGCAGTAGAGGGTAAAAAAATGGGAAATCTTGGAGGACTGATGGGCTATTTCTCCGCATCCAAAAGCCTTGGAAGGGCAATAGGGCCTATGCTGGCGGGAGTGTTTTACGATCTCGGCGGTCAGGGCCACAGTGGAATAGCAGCAGTTTTCACCGCCTCAGCAATAGCAACAGTGATTGCAGGCATGCTTTTCTGGGCAGGAGTCAGAGAATCACACCAGATTATCGAGATGGACTGA